In Chryseobacterium sp. JJR-5R, the sequence TATTTCCTTAGAAACTGTTAAATGTATTATTTAGCACCTTTTAGTATCATTTAGCCCATGTCCGGCCACATTGCTTGCCAATAATAAAATAATCTTTCAATTTTGACTCGTCAAACAGTTAATAATCAAGCTTTCTGATTAAAGATAATAGGAATGGAGAAAAGTACAGCAATGATAAAATTTAGAATCAAAGAAAGCAAAAAGAAGCAATGGAAAAAAATGTGTTTGGAAAGAAATATATCACTTACACAGCTAATCATTGATTCTGTTGAAGACCGGCCGAAGGAAGATGACCGGAGAAAAATATTGAAGTTCATTAAAGAGCAGGATAATATTTTTATAAAAATAGAGACCAACATTAACCAAGTCGCAAGACTTGCCAATGCACAAAAATCCATTCCCGACCAGGTCCTGAAAAACTTTACACTACAGGTTACAGAAGTAAAAAAATTAAAGGAAAAACAAAATGAAACTTTCAGGAATATTCATGCAATACTTTCAAAATGATCGTGAAGATAATGGCATCTGCGGGTGCTTCATTTCCCGGGGTAAAATATAATGACAAAAAAATAGAAGGCGGAAAAGGTGAGTTGATGATGATGAAAAATTTCCCGTCTTATATCAGTGAAAAAAGCAGCATGGAAGATGTCAAAGGGCATTTGGCACTGGTCTCAAAAAGCGAGAAAACAAAAAAGCCCCAGTTCCATGCAGCGATCTCGACAAAGTTTCGGGAGCATACCAAGGAAGAGCTGACAAAAGTGGCTGACAAATTTATGCAAGAGATGGGCTATGGTGGCCAGCCGTTTATTGTGGTCTTCCACAATGATACCGAAAACAACCATATCCATATTGTTTCTACCAGGGTAGAAGAGGAAACCGGGAAAAAGATTGATGACAGTTTTGAAAAGCTTAAATCCCAAAAGGCTATAAGCAAGGTCATGGAAGAGATGTATGGGATCAATACAGAGCGAAAGATTGAAAAGCTGCTGAGTTATCAATGTAGTTCACTAAAACAGATGGAACTGGTATTGGAAAAAAGCGGTTTCCAGTTTTTGCAGGATAAGGAGGATGAAAATAAAATGGATATCGTAAAAAACGGAGTGAAAGAACAATCAATTGCCAAAGATCAGATTATTCTAAAACTATTTGTACATGATCCAAGGTCCAGGCAGATCAAGGCTATTCTATCAAAATACAAAGACAGGTATTCGAACAAGGTTTTCAAAGTAGAAGATTCCCGGAAACGTGATTCTGTACTTCCAGTAGAAAGGCAAGAGACAGAAAGCAAGGCTAAGATCGAGTTTGATAGTGAGCTGCAGAAAAGTTTAAGGGAGAAATTCGGGATCGAAGTGGTGTTCCATCACAAAGATGGGCAAAGGCCTTTCGGGTATTCGGTTATCGATCATAAGACCGGATCGGTGTACAAAGGAAGCGATCTTTTGAAAATGGATAAGGTATTTGAGCTGACTTCAGAAACAATAGATAAAAAGCTTTATGAAAGCCTGAAGGATTTTAATATATCTGATAAGACTTCTAAGGATATCCTAATGAAATATATCCAGGATAAATATCCGGACAATGTCCCTAAGGATTTTATGCTTTTTGAGAGCAGAAGAAGAAAAACCAAAGAAGTATTCAAAGCGGTAAGGGATGATGTTAAAGAGTACCTGAAGCATCAGAACCGAGAAGATGTCCATATCATGAAATCTGAATCCGGAGGTTATTACGTGATTCACGCAAATCATCATTATGTCGGGGATTTGAATTCCATTCTGGGTGAAAAAGTACACCAGGAGTTTTTGCATCCTGAGCAAAACCAGGATACGGGAAAAGATAATTTAAAAGAGTTCAGCAAAAGTATCGGTGATCTTCTTTACCAGCTGGGCAGATCTTCCGGAGGATCCGCGAAGGATCCTATGGAAAACGAAGAGAAGAAGAGACGTAAAAGAAAAAAGAAATAAAAATGATTATCACATTCGCAAGCCAAAAAGGAGGAGCAGGGAAAACAACACTATCCATTGCCTTCTGTAATTATATAACTGAAATTACTGATAGGAAAATCCATGTATATGATTTCGATTTTCAGAAATCATTTTATAATAAGTGGTTAGAAGATGAACTGCTTGAGCAGCCCCAGCTCTATGAGGTCGAGCAAATAGGAGAAGGCGAGAATCCTTTTTCTGATCTGGAAAGTATTATCGCTGCAAAGGAAAGCCAGGACCTTTATATTTTCGATTTAGCAGGAACGCTGGATGAGAAGTATAGTGATCTGCTAATCTACAGTGATTTTATCACTATTCCATTTGAATATTCCGATGTCTCAGTAAAGTCAACATTAGTGTTTGTAAATCTATTGGGATTCATTCAAAGTGAGGCCTATAGGATATTCATTCGTTCTAAATACGATAAAGGATATAATTACCTTAACCAGAAACCAATGGATGAAGAAATTTCAAAATATGGAATCCTGATTGGGCAGCCGGTCTATAAAAGGAACTGTCTTCAGACGATCAATACCAGGAAGCTTACTTATGAGCAGCGACTTGCAATAAACAACTCTTTTAATGAAATAATTAATTATATCAATGAAACATTACAAATTACCCTTTAGTATCCGACTGGATAGAAAATACAATGAGGTCAATATCGAAAAATTTCTAGTTGAAAGAGAAGAGTTCAAGGAAGCACGTGAAAACCGCATGATTGAGATGGATAATGACGTGCATATCGAATATGGCAAATTCCAGACTTATAATGTTGACCGTAGCGTAATTATGGACCTGGCCCTTCGGTATGCTATGGGAAAACAGGAGTTCCGGAAACTGGCAGCCCAGGTGATCGATCATAAAAAAACTTATATACTCAACAAGCAATGATAAAAGGCGTACTTATTCTTTTAGGTGTTTATTTCCTGTATTACGGAACAAACATAATCTATGATCTGTTTTTGAAAAAAGATAAAACAGTAGAAACTGATGTTTCGGAAGAATTTTCTTTAGAGGAAGTGGCCGGGCAACAGCATACGATTGCCCAGGTTCAGATCGAAGACGTGGAAAATGTCAAGATGCCTGATTCTTTTGTAACCAATGGATTCCAAAGTAAGGATGACATGATAGAATCTGCAAGACCTGACCTGGAAGATTTAAGAAACCGTTTTGAAGCTGAACAGGATATGGACGAGGAGATAAGAGAGGCTCCTATATTCCGTGAAGCTGAAGATAAGCAAGCTGTTTCAAAACCAAGTAACCATACTCAGGAAGAAACTGAAGAACCAATGACTAACGATACTGTTCTAACACAGAAAGAGCAGCCGGAGCCGAAAAAAAATGATTGGCAGGAAATGCTTAGAATGTCTGAGACCTCCGTACAGCTGGTCGCCAATTATGAAGGACAGAAAGTCTATTCAATCATATAATACATTTATTCAATACATATTTCAACTTAATTTTTAAATTTTTTTAACATGATGAAAAATCATTCCAATCAACAGACAACAATGAAAAAAGTGTTAACCCTGGCTCTAATTGTTTTGGCAATGACCCCGATGCTGGCCCAGGGAGGAGCCTCGGCCATTTCCAATGCGGCCAGTACCATCAAGGATTACTGGGATCCGATCAAGCTGATCTTAAATGCCGTAGGGGGCCTAGTAGGATTTATCGGGGGTTTAAGAGTGTATAATAAATGGAGCAACGGAGACCAGGATATCAACAAGGAGATCCTGGGCTACGGAGGAGCGATGATTTTCCTTCTGGTCGTTCCTCAATTTGTTACCGCATTCTTCAATTAATATGGGGTTCTATTTGTATAAGGGGCTTAAAAAGCCCCTTTTATTTTTCGGACTTAAGGGCAAGTACATTTTTTATGCGGTAGGAATAATCGCAGTAGGGGTATTGGCAGCGCTTATCCTTTCCAAGTTCGGACTACTGGGATCACTACTGGGACTGGGCCTTACTGCAGGAGGTGTTTTTCTTATTTTCAAGAGGCAGGATAAGCACGGCCTTTATAATAAGACCAAGAATTTTGACGAGATTCTAATCTTTCCAAAGAATAACAAAAGACTATTGAAATATAGTAAATCCAAAAGCAATGAAAACAAAAAAGCAGACATTTAATATCCCGTTTATCGGCTTTGACCTGGCTAAGGATAAGGGCTGGGATTTTGATGTCCTTTTCGGGCAGTATGGAAACCCGATCATTGGCATCAAAATAAAGAATATCGTAGAGCAGTATTCTGCTGATCCTGATAATTACATGAATTTCCATACCGTTTTGAACCAAGTGGTTTCCATCATCGGGGAGGGAAGGATCGTTCAGAAGCTGGATATTTTCTCAAAGAAAAAATATGTGGCTGAAGAATCCAACCAGTTTCTCCAGCAGAAATACTCCGAGCATTTTGACGGCCGGCTGTTCAAGACCATCGATACCCTTCTTCTCTTTACGGATATTATCGAAGATAAGATCAAAGGTAAAAGCAAGATGTATAAGTTTTCCCCAAGGAATTACAAGGAACTCAGGGATAAATGCCAGAAGATCTTTATGCTTTTAGAACAGAGTGGGTGTGAACCCAAATATATGTTTGAAAGTGATTTCGAGTATTATATTTCCGGAGCCTTATCTATGAGATTCTCTGACAACCCTGTTTTCAATAATATCAAAAGTACCAATGAGTACCTTCAGATCGGAAACCGGTTCGTTAAGAATATTTCCTACGTGGATGTGGAGAATCTGGATCTGCCTTCGGAAATCGATCCGTATTCTTTGTTGGGTGGCAATGGTGCCGCTTCCGATACCGCTGTTGACAATTTCTCATTTATCAATGAACTGGAAGATTATGAGACCATTATTTACAACCAGGTTATATCCATCCCCATGCAGGCACCCCAGCAGCGGGAACTTGATAAAAAGAAAAAAAAGCATGAAGGCGCTGCCGCCAATTCCCCTTCCAATTCCATTATAGCGGAAGAGATCGGGGATCTTTTACAGAATATCGCCATGGACGGACAGTTGGTGGTCAATGCCCATTTTTCCATCCTCTTTTCGGCGGAAAGCCTGGAAATCATGGAAAATATCCAGTCCATGATCGAAAATAAGCTTTTCACCAAAGGCATCATTGTCTCACAGAATGCGTATAACCAGCTCGAACTCTTCCGCTCGGCCATACCGGGCAATGCCACAGAACTCAGGGAGTACGATTTATTCATGACGACAAGCGAAGCAGCCTTGTGTTTTTTTTTTAAAGAGAGTTACCCGGTAAACGAAGAATCGAATTTTTACCTCCGGTTTACCGACCGTCAGGGGGTTCCGTTAAAAGTTGATCCGTCCGATCTGCCAATGGATACCGGACGGATCAATAACCGGAATAAATTTGTACTGGGACCATCGGGGTCAGGAAAATCCTTTCTGATGAATAATATCATCGAGCAGTATCTGACCTATAATTATGATGTCGTGATTGTCGATACCGGTGATTCCTACTCTGGGACCTGCAAGTATAAAGGCGGTAGGTATATTCAGTATACAGAAGAAAAGCCTATTACGATGAATCCTTTTCTGATGGATAAAAAAGAATTCAATATTGAGAAGATAGAGTTTTTGACCAATTTGATTTTCCTGATCTGGCAGGGACCTGAAGCTTCGATGTCTTCGGCGCAAAAGTCGATCCTGGATAATGTGCTGATGTCGTATTACCATTCGTATTTTAATTCGGGAAATCGGTGGTATGAGAGTAAAAGTACCGAAGAGCTGATCCTGTATCTGAATAAATACAATATCAACGAGGATGATCTGTTTTCTGAATTTGAAAATGAACTGAAAGCGGAGCGCAACTATTATGACATCCTGGAGATTACTTTTGATGCAAGTTCCGAAGTAATCAGGCAGGCAGGAAGATCGCTTCTTAATACGCACCATCCGGATAAGAACATAAACAATCCTGACTACGATGTAGATGTTTATTACAAAGTACATGAGGCATATGAAACCCTGAATGATGAAAATAAACGAAAAGCATATAATGAAACGCAGCTGATCCTAGTAAAGTCCCGGGATGTGATCAAGCAGCCTGAATCATCGGAAGAGTGGAACGAATCATTCAGAAAAGCGATTATAAAGAAAATCCAGAAAATTGAAGAAACCTTATCCAGCAAAGAACTTTCCTTTAATGGATTTTACGACTATTGTGATAAATTTTTACCACTATACCTGAATCATAAGAAGCATGGAATCAAGGAAGGTGAATTTAATTTGCGAACCTTTTTCTTTGTTTTAAGGGATTTCTATAAAGGAGGCAGATATGGGACTACCCTTAATGAGAGTGCGGATAATACCCTTTTTGATGAAACTTTTATTGTATTTGAAATTGACAATGTAAAGGATAACCCGAAGCTATTCCCGATTGTGACCCTGATTATAATGGATACTTTCATCCAGAAAATGCGTCTCCGGAAAGACCAGCGAAAAGCCCTTATTATTGAGGAAGCCTGGAAAGCAATTGCCAGTAAGCTGATGGGAGGGTACATCCTGTATCTCTACAAAACGGTGCGGAAGTTCTGGGGGGAAGCAGTGGTGGTTACCCAGGAACTCGATGATATTATCGGTAACGCGGTAGTAAAAGATTCAATCATCAATAATTCCGATACGTTCATTTTACTGGACCAAACCAAATTCAAGGACAACTTTGATAAGATCGCTTCACTGCTTTCTTTAAACAAAGTGGAGCAGAATAAGATTTTTACGATTAATAACCTGAATAATAAGTTCGGCAGGAGCCGCTTCAAGGAATTTTACCTGAAACGGGGTTCCAAAGGCGAAGTCTACGGGAATGAAGTTTCCCTTGAGCAATATTTAACCTATACAACAGAGAAGCCGGAAAAGTCTGCGGTAGAGTATTATGTGAAGGTACATGGTGAGTATGATAAGGCTTTACAGCAGTTTGTTAGCGATTTTAAAAAGCTCGATGATAAAATGCCAAACATGGTGGCCTTGGTTAATCTCTATGGGAATCCGCTTGATGAAAAGATTGAATCCTATTACCGGGCGATGAAATCGGTTCACAAAGGGAAAAATATTTTTAAGGTGATCTCCCAGGAAATGGAAGACCGTGAGATCAGCTTCTCAGAACTACTTAATCAATATTCATATGAAAAAGTTTAATATCAGTATCCTGTTTATATGCCTGGGCAGCTCTGCCTTTGCACAGAATACCTACATCGATCCGACCGTAACGGCCGCCATGATCCTGTATTCGGAGAACCTGAAGGCCAAACAGAACCAGGTCATTGACGAGACTTCAAAACTGAAGGATGCCCAAACCTGGGTAGGAACGCAGATGGTGGCTGCCAATGATATCCAGAATAAAATACTTAAAGGGCTGAAGGAAGTTTCCGGGACGCTGCAAAATGGAATCCAAGTTCAGCAGATCTACGCGGAGCTCAATAAATGCTATAAGTATTCCTCGGAAGTCGTACAGCTGGCCTCGGCCCACCCTGAGTATGCCATTTTCGGAGCAAAGGCCTCACAGAAGACCTATGAACAAAGTTTAAAGATCGTAACGGATGTATCGGATATCCTTGCATCCGGGGAACTGAATCTTGCGACTGCAGGTGACCGGTATAAGATCCTGTTTAACATTTCGGAGAATGTAAAAAATCTGAAGCTCTGGCTTCTGGCCATCAAGCTCAAGCTTGAAAAAGCCAACCGGTTGGGCTTCTGGAATTCGATCAATCCTTTTGCCGGGTATATCAATACCGATAAAAGTATTGTGGAGAATATCATGTACAAGTACAAGCATAATTTTTAAAAATGAAAAGGAAGTTTTTCATAGTTCTGTCGGTGATTTCCGTGTATATCGTGATCACATCTTCAGGAGGGGGATCAACTCCTGCCTGGCAAAAGGAAAATGTTTCCTTCCCGATGATGGACATCGAGATCAATGCCTCGGTGAAAGAACATGAGCGGCAAAAGGAAATGAGACAGAAGCAGACACTGAATGCTTCGGTGGAAACGGTCAATGATACCCAGTGGAAAAATTTTAAAGATAAAGTTACCAAAATCCAGGACCGGCTGCGCATTGTTTCATTCGCTATACAGGCTGTACCGACAGGAATAGCCATGACCAGGGAGATTAATAAAATTACGGATAACCAGCAGGCTATTATCGAAGAAATCAGTACGGCTCCCTATTCCATTATTGCGGTTCTGCCATCCCAAATTCAGTTTGTGGATGATCTTCAGATGGTAATCAGGCTTATTGTCGGAATCATTGCCTCCTACGGGGCCATTAATCAGATGGAAAAATCCGAGCGTAAGATTTTGCTGGATTATGCTTTGGGAGAAGTGAAGCAGCTCAGCCGAAACTCGACCCACATGCTGTTAAAGATCCGGGATATTAAAGCGAAAGTACTCCGCAATAAAAGGGCTTTCCAGTATTATGTCAACCGGGACAGGCAGGTAGTGGAAGATATCATGAACAACATCAAATCTTTTTAATAATGAGAAAATTAGTAATTATCGGTCTTTTCGTAGGTTCAGGACCTTTGGCATACAGCCAGACTATCGTTGTCAATGATAAACTCCTGGCCCAGCTTTCTGTTAACCATGGCGTACGCATGGGAAGTGAAGAAGCTTTTTTAAGTTCTTATAAAAAGCAAAACGAACTGTACAATGACATAAAAAACAAAACAGCCCAGGTGATTGCCATCCAGGAGTATATCTACCAGCAGCTGAAGAATGTCAACTCAGCACTTACCCAGAGTAAAAAACTGATCTATCTCTATCAGTATTTTGGTAAGATTACGGAGAACTCTAACAAAATGCTCAATCTCTCTGCCCAGAATCCGGAATATGCCATTTTAGTTTCCCAATATTATGCTGACATATGGAAACAGGTAGTAAAGCTTCAGCACGAAGTAATCACTGATGTTATGCGTGAAGACAAGGATTTCCTGATGGATGCTCAAGATCGGGAAATGCTGATTGAAAATATTTTTATCCGGGCCAGGAATATCAACGGCAATCTCCTCTATATCATCATGCGGCTGGAAAACGCTAAGAAAATCCCTTACCTGTACCAGGTACCGGTACTGCGGAACTACATTAATATCGATA encodes:
- a CDS encoding relaxase/mobilization nuclease domain-containing protein; protein product: MIVKIMASAGASFPGVKYNDKKIEGGKGELMMMKNFPSYISEKSSMEDVKGHLALVSKSEKTKKPQFHAAISTKFREHTKEELTKVADKFMQEMGYGGQPFIVVFHNDTENNHIHIVSTRVEEETGKKIDDSFEKLKSQKAISKVMEEMYGINTERKIEKLLSYQCSSLKQMELVLEKSGFQFLQDKEDENKMDIVKNGVKEQSIAKDQIILKLFVHDPRSRQIKAILSKYKDRYSNKVFKVEDSRKRDSVLPVERQETESKAKIEFDSELQKSLREKFGIEVVFHHKDGQRPFGYSVIDHKTGSVYKGSDLLKMDKVFELTSETIDKKLYESLKDFNISDKTSKDILMKYIQDKYPDNVPKDFMLFESRRRKTKEVFKAVRDDVKEYLKHQNREDVHIMKSESGGYYVIHANHHYVGDLNSILGEKVHQEFLHPEQNQDTGKDNLKEFSKSIGDLLYQLGRSSGGSAKDPMENEEKKRRKRKKK
- a CDS encoding TraG family conjugative transposon ATPase; this encodes MKTKKQTFNIPFIGFDLAKDKGWDFDVLFGQYGNPIIGIKIKNIVEQYSADPDNYMNFHTVLNQVVSIIGEGRIVQKLDIFSKKKYVAEESNQFLQQKYSEHFDGRLFKTIDTLLLFTDIIEDKIKGKSKMYKFSPRNYKELRDKCQKIFMLLEQSGCEPKYMFESDFEYYISGALSMRFSDNPVFNNIKSTNEYLQIGNRFVKNISYVDVENLDLPSEIDPYSLLGGNGAASDTAVDNFSFINELEDYETIIYNQVISIPMQAPQQRELDKKKKKHEGAAANSPSNSIIAEEIGDLLQNIAMDGQLVVNAHFSILFSAESLEIMENIQSMIENKLFTKGIIVSQNAYNQLELFRSAIPGNATELREYDLFMTTSEAALCFFFKESYPVNEESNFYLRFTDRQGVPLKVDPSDLPMDTGRINNRNKFVLGPSGSGKSFLMNNIIEQYLTYNYDVVIVDTGDSYSGTCKYKGGRYIQYTEEKPITMNPFLMDKKEFNIEKIEFLTNLIFLIWQGPEASMSSAQKSILDNVLMSYYHSYFNSGNRWYESKSTEELILYLNKYNINEDDLFSEFENELKAERNYYDILEITFDASSEVIRQAGRSLLNTHHPDKNINNPDYDVDVYYKVHEAYETLNDENKRKAYNETQLILVKSRDVIKQPESSEEWNESFRKAIIKKIQKIEETLSSKELSFNGFYDYCDKFLPLYLNHKKHGIKEGEFNLRTFFFVLRDFYKGGRYGTTLNESADNTLFDETFIVFEIDNVKDNPKLFPIVTLIIMDTFIQKMRLRKDQRKALIIEEAWKAIASKLMGGYILYLYKTVRKFWGEAVVVTQELDDIIGNAVVKDSIINNSDTFILLDQTKFKDNFDKIASLLSLNKVEQNKIFTINNLNNKFGRSRFKEFYLKRGSKGEVYGNEVSLEQYLTYTTEKPEKSAVEYYVKVHGEYDKALQQFVSDFKKLDDKMPNMVALVNLYGNPLDEKIESYYRAMKSVHKGKNIFKVISQEMEDREISFSELLNQYSYEKV
- a CDS encoding ParA family protein, whose translation is MIITFASQKGGAGKTTLSIAFCNYITEITDRKIHVYDFDFQKSFYNKWLEDELLEQPQLYEVEQIGEGENPFSDLESIIAAKESQDLYIFDLAGTLDEKYSDLLIYSDFITIPFEYSDVSVKSTLVFVNLLGFIQSEAYRIFIRSKYDKGYNYLNQKPMDEEISKYGILIGQPVYKRNCLQTINTRKLTYEQRLAINNSFNEIINYINETLQITL
- a CDS encoding DUF4134 domain-containing protein, with protein sequence MKNHSNQQTTMKKVLTLALIVLAMTPMLAQGGASAISNAASTIKDYWDPIKLILNAVGGLVGFIGGLRVYNKWSNGDQDINKEILGYGGAMIFLLVVPQFVTAFFN
- a CDS encoding DUF4133 domain-containing protein, whose protein sequence is MGFYLYKGLKKPLLFFGLKGKYIFYAVGIIAVGVLAALILSKFGLLGSLLGLGLTAGGVFLIFKRQDKHGLYNKTKNFDEILIFPKNNKRLLKYSKSKSNENKKADI
- the mobC gene encoding plasmid mobilization relaxosome protein MobC, which encodes MIKFRIKESKKKQWKKMCLERNISLTQLIIDSVEDRPKEDDRRKILKFIKEQDNIFIKIETNINQVARLANAQKSIPDQVLKNFTLQVTEVKKLKEKQNETFRNIHAILSK